In Nicotiana tabacum cultivar K326 chromosome 21, ASM71507v2, whole genome shotgun sequence, one DNA window encodes the following:
- the LOC107813053 gene encoding uncharacterized protein LOC107813053, with protein sequence MARMTSQMKSKSDKKILKDKRAEKIALSNKQNALSKRAMDLSTLCGIDIAIIIFSIAAEPFFFGNPNVESVVERFSQAKQPFYHMSSRKTTHEKTGGGEENDTMKKQKRKAINEEEKGESTLEIFEPTTLVRLEKLKQEIDQLEKDLAEKIDELQSKIGVKDPKFVLEMNATKCSTIYNK encoded by the coding sequence ATGGCAAGAATGACATCTCAAATGAAAAGCAAATCCGATAAAAAAATTCTCAAAGATAAGCGTGCTGAGAAGATAGCACTTTCCAATAAGCAAAACGCTCTTAGTAAAAGAGCGATGGATCTTTCCACCTTATGTGGAATTGATATAGCAATTATAATTTTTTCAATTGCTGCTGAACCGTTTTTCTTTGGTAATCCAAATGTAGAATCGGTCGTCGAGCGATTTTCGCAAGCAAAACAACCATTTTACCACATGTCAAGCCGTAAGACGACACATGAAAAGACTGGAGGTGGGGAAGAAAATGATACAATGAAAAAGCAGAAAAGgaaggcaataaatgaggaagAAAAAGGAGAATCTACATTGGAAATTTTCGAGCCAACTACTTTGGTAAGACTTGAGAAACTGAAGCAAGAGATTGACCAACTTGAAAAAGATTTGGCTGAAAAAATTGATGAGTTACAATCAAAAATAGGTGTAAAAGATCCAAAATTTGTACTCGAAATGAATGCAACAAAATGTTCAaccatatataataaataa